Proteins encoded by one window of Salvia splendens isolate huo1 chromosome 7, SspV2, whole genome shotgun sequence:
- the LOC121741901 gene encoding UPF0481 protein At3g47200-like produces MTNREEETSGSVTVGIQSRRRMLHRVPIQLRQDKKQIYEPVVVPLGPYHHRLHPQSHLVEPLKDELQDIVCGDASRKGFLLSNISERIDEIRYFYGGADGYADGELAEMMLRDACFLICYIGEDETYNLICQRLGMSGVLFMFRDMFMLENQVPLWLISLIHPDHDSLLCQYLSYNIFGDDRLTQLPWADGRGEEPLHLLEAMHGTSFILDETQENSSNLLRLVKQCNNLNTRKQGSRTNWQMMNTPFWSATDLKAKGVHFRRSSYCLTDIKFESFAWYAELHLPFFYITYNSKVFFSNAIAFEMSPETDTNMGVTAYFNFMKILINNAGDVKVLREKGILYSMLANDEEVVEMVKSIDTYGFPDDCVFSDVNMRIEKHCTSKARTWMAELINTNFRSPWSVIALAAATFLLCLTFIQTYFTINPTN; encoded by the coding sequence ATGACGAACAGAGAAGAAGAAACTTCCGGATCCGTCACCGTGGGCATCCAATCACGGCGGCGCATGCTGCACAGAGTGCCAATACAGTTGCGACAAGACAAAAAGCAAATCTATGAGCCAGTAGTGGTGCCCCTCGGCCCCTACCACCACCGCCTGCATCCACAGTCGCATCTAGTGGAGCCACTCAAGGATGAGCTACAGGATATAGTTTGCGGGGACGCTTCCCGCAAAGGCTTCCTACTGAGTAACATATCTGAGCGGATAGATGAAATCCGCTATTTCTATGGCGGAGCAGATGGCTACGCGGACGGGGAGTTGGCTGAAATGATGCTTCGCGACGCCTGCTTCCTCATATGCTACATCGGAGAAGATGAAACATACAACCTAATTTGCCAACGCCTGGGAATGTCTGGGGTATTGTTCATGTTCCGCGATATGTTTATGCTGGAGAATCAGGTTCCGTTATGGCTCATCTCCTTAATTCACCCGGATCACGATTCATTGTTGTGCCAGTACTTGAGCTACAATATTTTTGGGGATGACAGGTTGACACAACTTCCATGGGCGGATGGGAGAGGGGAAGAGCCTCTTCATTTACTCGAAGCTATGCATGGCACTAGCTTCATCCTCGACGAGACACAAGAAAATTCGAGCAATCTCTTGCGGCTTGTCAAACAATGTAATAATCTCAACACAAGGAAGCAAGGCTCAAGAACTAACTGGCAAATGATGAACACTCCCTTTTGGTCGGCGACTGATCTGAAAGCAAAGGGCGTTCATTTCAGGCGGAGTTCGTATTGTCTGACGGATATCAAGTTCGAATCCTTTGCATGGTATGCGGAACTCCACCTTCCTTTCTTCTACATCACCTACAATAGCAAAGTATTCTTCTCGAATGCTATTGCATTCGAGATGTCGCCTGAGACGGATACAAACATGGGTGTGACGGCTTACTTTAATTTCATGAAAATTCTGATCAACAATGCTGGAGATGTAAAGGTGCTGCGGGAGAAAGGCATACTGTACAGCATGTTGGCGAACGATGAAGAGGTGGTTGAAATGGTTAAGAGCATCGATACTTATGGATTCCCGGACGATTGCGTTTTTAGTGATGTGAATATGAGGATTGAGAAGCACTGCACTAGCAAAGCAAGGACATGGATGGCCGAACTAATCAACACCAATTTTCGGAGCCCATGGTCTGTAATAGCTCTTGCGGCCGCCACTTTTCTGCTATGCCTCACTTTTATACAAACTTACTTCACAATCAATCCAACCAATTAA